One genomic region from Paroceanicella profunda encodes:
- a CDS encoding FAD-dependent oxidoreductase: MPDILEPARRTPVIHQTDVLVVGSGPGGLAAALAAARCGVSVTLLERFGCFGGNITVVGVEGFAWYRHEETVEAGGIGREFEDRAREMGAAVPESQSLSHELDSEGFKLVADTLVEEAGIHPMMHRQFVAPIMEGNVIRGVIVESKAGREAILARRVIDATGDADVALRAGAPTLKTPVEQMQAASVMFHLAGVDKAAFMAGVRADPQTYKDWSTGEWQVETDRKEDDMFSPFLAKPFAQAIRDGIIPPHLNTIGGTWGAVHDSGEMTYMNLVHLAGCDGTDPDSMTRFEIEGRRQAMHAIEALRRYTPGCEAVRLRNFGMSIGIRDTRKIDAAYNMTERDVRGQARFEDSIGIYPEFIDGYGVLILPTTGRYMHIPYRAMLPGAVKHLIVAGRAIGGDRIAHAATRNMACCAVAGQGAGVAAAWAVQHDRDFAEVDIPAIQAILRRQGTRIH; the protein is encoded by the coding sequence CTGCCCGACATCCTCGAACCCGCGCGCCGGACCCCCGTCATCCACCAGACCGATGTGCTCGTCGTCGGCTCCGGCCCCGGTGGCCTCGCCGCCGCGCTGGCCGCGGCGCGCTGCGGTGTCTCGGTCACCCTGCTGGAGCGGTTCGGCTGCTTCGGCGGCAACATCACCGTGGTGGGGGTGGAGGGCTTCGCCTGGTACCGCCACGAGGAGACGGTGGAGGCCGGCGGCATCGGGCGGGAGTTCGAGGACCGTGCCCGGGAGATGGGCGCCGCGGTGCCCGAGAGCCAGTCCCTCAGCCACGAGCTGGACAGCGAGGGCTTCAAGCTGGTGGCCGACACGCTGGTGGAGGAGGCCGGCATCCACCCGATGATGCACCGCCAGTTCGTCGCCCCGATCATGGAGGGCAACGTGATCCGCGGCGTGATCGTGGAATCCAAGGCCGGCCGCGAGGCGATCCTGGCGCGCCGGGTGATCGACGCGACCGGCGATGCCGACGTGGCCCTGCGCGCCGGCGCGCCCACCCTCAAGACCCCGGTGGAGCAGATGCAGGCGGCCAGCGTGATGTTCCATCTCGCCGGGGTGGACAAGGCCGCCTTCATGGCCGGCGTGCGCGCCGATCCGCAGACCTACAAGGACTGGTCGACGGGCGAGTGGCAGGTGGAGACCGACCGCAAGGAGGACGACATGTTCTCGCCCTTCCTCGCGAAGCCCTTCGCGCAGGCGATCCGCGACGGCATCATCCCGCCCCATCTCAACACCATCGGCGGCACCTGGGGCGCGGTGCATGACAGCGGCGAGATGACCTACATGAACCTCGTCCACCTGGCCGGCTGCGACGGAACGGACCCCGACAGCATGACCCGTTTCGAGATCGAGGGCCGCAGGCAGGCGATGCATGCCATCGAGGCGCTGCGCCGCTACACGCCGGGCTGCGAGGCGGTGCGCCTGCGCAACTTCGGCATGTCCATCGGCATCCGCGACACCCGCAAGATCGACGCGGCCTACAACATGACCGAGCGCGACGTGCGCGGCCAGGCGCGGTTCGAGGACAGCATCGGCATCTACCCGGAGTTCATCGACGGCTACGGCGTGCTGATCCTGCCCACCACCGGGCGCTACATGCACATTCCCTACCGCGCGATGCTGCCCGGAGCGGTGAAACACCTGATCGTGGCCGGCCGCGCCATCGGCGGGGACCGCATCGCCCATGCCGCGACGCGCAACATGGCCTGCTGCGCGGTGGCGGGGCAGGGCGCGGGCGTGGCGGCGGCCTGGGCCGTGCAGCACGACCGGGATTTCGCGGAAGTGGACATCCCGGCGATCCAGGCGATTCTGCGCCGGCAGGGCACCCGCATCCACTGA
- a CDS encoding sigma-54 interaction domain-containing protein, whose translation MSLHGDSVLALQPFPALLVDPGRDRITAANALAAALFGGPLEGGSFLARLEDGAADLIVFADAVAHYGQHWTRSLIYQRHDGSRLACETRGSLTDWPEGPRLLISLIDLGEMESHAQAAEAADLLRSGLLEWKRAQAFFSELERQNQLILNAAGEGIYGINADGKTTFVNRAAQEMLGWAAEDLLGRDTHAIIHHHHLDGARYDHRDCPIYHSFRHEMVARVEDEVFWRKDGRPIQVEYVSTPIYDNQVLAGAVVIFRDISERKEGERRLREALAEVDALRTRLEQENAYLLEEITSERAHFDIVGTSPSITRTLAQIELVAPTEANVLITGESGSGKSLTASAVHKASARAKRPLIRLNCAALSHVDVESEIFGHVRRATRGILDDRAGKIELANGGTLLLEDVGELPLEVQGRLLSVLRDQAVVRLGEERQRRVNVRIIASSTRDLAREVAAGRFREDLYFFLNVFPIPLTPLRERREDIPLLVAHFLELACRRLNRPRPVPTQGTIRQLSDYAWPGNLRELENVIERAVIVSTGEKLRVGAIGPRSLPRPETAGAGRLLTEEEMRALERANLVACLRETGGRVSGPGGAADLLGLRPTTLYSRIARAGVTEADWAPPG comes from the coding sequence TCATCGTGTTCGCCGACGCCGTGGCGCATTACGGCCAGCACTGGACGCGCAGCCTGATCTACCAGCGCCATGACGGCAGCCGCCTGGCCTGCGAGACCCGTGGCAGCCTGACGGACTGGCCGGAGGGCCCGCGCCTGCTGATCTCGCTCATCGACCTCGGCGAGATGGAGAGCCATGCCCAGGCGGCGGAGGCGGCGGACCTGCTGCGCTCCGGCCTGCTGGAATGGAAGCGCGCCCAGGCGTTCTTCTCCGAGCTGGAGCGGCAGAACCAGCTTATCCTGAATGCCGCCGGCGAGGGCATCTACGGCATCAACGCCGATGGCAAGACCACCTTCGTGAACCGCGCCGCACAGGAGATGCTGGGCTGGGCGGCGGAGGACCTGCTGGGCCGCGACACCCACGCCATCATCCACCACCACCACCTGGACGGCGCCCGCTACGACCATCGCGACTGCCCGATCTACCATTCCTTCCGCCACGAGATGGTCGCCCGGGTGGAGGACGAGGTGTTCTGGCGCAAGGACGGCCGGCCCATCCAGGTGGAATATGTCTCCACCCCGATCTACGACAACCAGGTGCTGGCCGGCGCCGTGGTGATCTTCCGCGACATCTCCGAGCGCAAGGAGGGCGAGCGCCGGCTGCGCGAGGCGCTGGCCGAGGTGGACGCCCTGCGCACCCGGCTGGAGCAGGAGAACGCCTACCTGCTGGAGGAGATCACCTCCGAGCGGGCGCATTTCGACATCGTCGGCACGTCGCCCAGCATCACCCGCACCCTGGCGCAGATCGAACTGGTGGCGCCCACGGAGGCGAACGTGCTCATCACCGGGGAGAGCGGGTCCGGCAAGTCGCTCACCGCCTCGGCGGTGCACAAGGCCAGCGCCCGGGCGAAGCGGCCGCTCATCCGGCTGAACTGCGCGGCGCTGAGCCATGTCGACGTGGAGAGCGAGATCTTCGGCCATGTGCGCCGCGCCACCCGTGGCATCCTCGATGACCGTGCCGGCAAGATCGAACTGGCCAACGGCGGCACGCTGCTGCTGGAGGACGTGGGAGAGCTGCCGCTGGAGGTGCAGGGCCGGCTCTTGAGCGTGTTGCGCGACCAGGCGGTGGTGCGGCTGGGCGAGGAGCGGCAGCGCCGGGTGAATGTCCGCATCATCGCCTCCTCCACCCGGGACCTGGCGCGGGAGGTGGCGGCCGGGCGGTTCCGCGAGGACCTCTACTTCTTCCTCAACGTGTTCCCCATTCCGCTCACCCCGCTGCGCGAGCGGCGCGAGGACATTCCGCTGCTGGTGGCGCATTTCCTCGAACTGGCCTGCCGGCGGCTGAACCGCCCGCGGCCCGTGCCCACGCAGGGCACCATCCGGCAACTGTCGGACTATGCCTGGCCGGGCAACCTGCGCGAGCTGGAGAACGTGATCGAGCGGGCGGTGATCGTCTCGACCGGCGAGAAGCTGCGCGTGGGGGCGATCGGCCCGCGCAGCCTGCCGCGCCCGGAGACGGCCGGCGCGGGCCGGTTGCTGACCGAGGAGGAGATGCGGGCGCTGGAACGGGCCAACCTCGTGGCCTGCCTGCGCGAGACCGGCGGCCGCGTCTCCGGCCCCGGCGGTGCGGCGGACCTGCTGGGCCTGCGCCCGACCACACTCTACTCGCGCATCGCCAGGGCCGGCGTGACGGAGGCGGACTGGGCCCCGCCCGGCTGA